In Blastopirellula sediminis, the following proteins share a genomic window:
- a CDS encoding DUF1559 domain-containing protein, whose amino-acid sequence MLRHASGSRLRRGFTLVELLVVIAIIGILVGLTLPAVQQAREAARRASCTNNEKNLMLALANYESTHGSLPMASTVSEPPAGAHHFSWIAQILPQIEQTALYDRLNFNAPAASAGNLPLMSTKMELLVCPSDPNGEPGTELGVFTPTNYAGSEGYVSYLTTGNQYTATTSRPANTSPTITALAGTVIDNGARVDLNGVFRPGRATKNAQVKDGASNTIYIAETTVAGFDSTSGDERFLSNAFARTALIGAYHNASGSQALSWADYDGDTAGYNGASGSGTGPQLITPTFQSRFALNATEFGASTPHSVILAGMGDGSVKAIPLTVNRVVWVQLNGMADATVFEMP is encoded by the coding sequence ATGTTGCGCCACGCCTCGGGTAGCCGCCTGCGTCGCGGGTTTACCCTTGTTGAACTTTTGGTCGTGATCGCGATCATCGGCATCCTGGTCGGTTTGACCCTTCCGGCGGTGCAACAAGCTCGCGAAGCGGCCCGCCGTGCCAGCTGCACCAACAATGAAAAGAACTTGATGTTGGCGCTTGCGAACTACGAATCGACCCACGGCTCCTTGCCGATGGCTTCGACCGTTTCGGAACCGCCAGCTGGGGCGCACCACTTCAGCTGGATTGCTCAAATCCTGCCGCAGATCGAACAAACGGCCCTCTACGACCGCTTGAACTTCAACGCTCCTGCCGCTTCCGCGGGCAACTTGCCTCTGATGAGCACAAAGATGGAGCTGCTGGTTTGTCCGTCAGACCCCAATGGCGAACCAGGTACCGAATTGGGCGTCTTCACGCCGACCAATTATGCAGGTTCCGAAGGTTACGTTTCGTACCTGACGACCGGCAACCAATACACCGCAACCACCTCTCGCCCGGCCAATACGTCTCCCACTATTACAGCCTTGGCCGGTACGGTCATCGACAATGGCGCCCGGGTTGACCTGAACGGCGTCTTCCGTCCGGGCCGAGCGACGAAGAACGCGCAAGTCAAGGACGGCGCCTCGAACACGATTTACATCGCCGAAACGACCGTCGCCGGTTTTGATTCGACGAGCGGCGACGAACGCTTCCTCTCGAACGCGTTCGCCCGTACCGCGTTGATCGGCGCCTATCACAATGCCAGCGGCAGTCAGGCCCTCAGCTGGGCTGACTATGATGGCGACACGGCGGGTTACAACGGCGCCTCCGGCAGTGGAACCGGCCCGCAGTTGATTACGCCGACTTTCCAGTCCCGGTTTGCTCTCAACGCCACCGAGTTCGGCGCGTCGACTCCGCATAGCGTGATCCTCGCTGGCATGGGCGACGGTTCGGTCAAGGCGATTCCGCTGACCGTCAATCGGGTCGTCTGGGTTCAATTAAACGGCATGGCTGACGCGACCGTCTTTGAAATGCCGTAA
- a CDS encoding outer membrane beta-barrel protein, which yields MKTDWKRALLAVGMLVGSTGFAVAQQPGYYNAGKVSYVGEAVTVSDCGCATDTACGSSCDTSCGGCSSCCESSCCGIDWFPCCEHGEQWTLFGTNDCGLTIGGWISGGFYANGGGVRSNTGNAPVAFRGISNTPTVDQVWIYAEKAADAETYCFDLGYRADFVWGADGPDTQAFGYGDRNRWDNQWDTARDSGDGTDLYGSAIPQLYMTAAWSDWELKVGHFYTTIGYEVVTAPDNFFYSHAYTMNYGEPFTHTGAMLTYSGFEHVSLNGGWVQGWDTGFDNWEAQQMFLGGASLTLSDKATLTWQCVGGSFGKNGGDSYMNSWVFAYDIGCGWSYVFQHDLGTQYNLEADPDAVYWYGINQYLFKEINECWKVGTRIEWFDDEDGARVGNGAGDYYAFSIGANWTPNANLIVRPELRWDKFDNNDGATPFYDGTKDNGFFGGMDVILLY from the coding sequence ATGAAAACGGATTGGAAGCGAGCGTTGCTCGCTGTCGGCATGCTGGTCGGTTCGACCGGTTTCGCCGTCGCTCAACAACCCGGCTACTACAATGCCGGCAAAGTGAGCTACGTTGGCGAAGCGGTTACCGTCAGCGATTGCGGATGTGCCACGGACACGGCTTGTGGCTCTTCCTGCGACACTTCGTGTGGCGGCTGCAGCTCGTGCTGCGAAAGCAGCTGCTGTGGAATCGATTGGTTCCCGTGCTGCGAACATGGCGAACAGTGGACGCTGTTCGGCACGAATGATTGCGGTCTGACGATTGGCGGTTGGATCTCCGGCGGCTTCTACGCCAACGGCGGCGGCGTGCGGTCGAACACGGGCAACGCCCCGGTCGCCTTCCGCGGCATTTCAAACACGCCGACGGTCGACCAGGTTTGGATCTACGCCGAAAAGGCCGCGGACGCCGAAACCTACTGCTTCGACCTTGGTTATCGTGCTGACTTCGTCTGGGGCGCCGACGGTCCTGACACCCAAGCTTTCGGTTACGGCGATCGCAACCGCTGGGACAACCAGTGGGACACCGCTCGCGACAGCGGCGACGGCACCGACCTGTACGGTTCGGCCATTCCGCAGTTGTACATGACGGCCGCTTGGAGCGATTGGGAATTGAAGGTCGGTCACTTCTACACCACGATTGGTTACGAAGTCGTTACCGCTCCTGACAACTTCTTCTACTCGCACGCCTACACGATGAACTACGGCGAGCCGTTTACCCACACCGGCGCCATGCTGACCTACAGCGGCTTTGAACACGTCTCGCTGAACGGCGGTTGGGTTCAAGGTTGGGACACCGGTTTTGACAACTGGGAAGCTCAGCAGATGTTCCTGGGCGGCGCCAGCCTGACCCTGTCGGACAAAGCGACCCTGACCTGGCAGTGCGTCGGCGGCTCGTTCGGTAAGAACGGCGGCGACTCGTACATGAACAGCTGGGTGTTCGCTTACGACATCGGTTGCGGTTGGAGCTATGTGTTCCAGCACGACCTGGGTACCCAGTACAACCTGGAAGCCGATCCGGACGCGGTTTACTGGTACGGCATCAACCAGTACTTGTTCAAAGAAATCAACGAGTGCTGGAAGGTCGGTACCCGTATCGAATGGTTTGACGACGAAGACGGCGCCCGCGTCGGTAACGGTGCTGGCGACTACTACGCCTTCAGCATCGGCGCCAACTGGACCCCGAACGCCAACCTGATCGTTCGTCCGGAACTGCGTTGGGACAAGTTTGACAACAACGACGGCGCCACCCCGTTCTACGACGGCACCAAAGACAACGGTTTCTTCGGCGGCATGGACGTGATCCTGCTGTACTAA
- a CDS encoding MraY family glycosyltransferase, producing the protein MTWNPLVAFSLIAAAVIPSFLISLVATAIVRANARKWGLVDEPNDRKVHVTPTPLGGGIGIWVGLVGTLALAQLAVGLIGNMKFDEGTLPPMVASLVEMAQTHFDGFVYQSLKLWALVAGASILMIIGLIDDRIGLSWKIRLAVQTAVAAVFVIGFDWKLSFYVDIVWLQYVVSILWIVAMINSFNMLDNMDGLSAGVATIAASIMAAVLLIAPDPSTAGPQLFTAGFLLVLTGAMLGFLWHNRPPAKIFMGDAGSYLIGFCIAIMTIIATFAGYDEGARHAVLAPLCILAVPLFDLVTVIAIRLREGRSPFQPDKCHVSHRLVELGFTKTQAVLTIYLMTATCGLGAVLLHRVDWIGAVVVLLMVFCVLALIGVIESTARRSRKDP; encoded by the coding sequence GTGACCTGGAACCCGCTCGTCGCCTTTTCGCTGATCGCCGCCGCGGTCATTCCCAGTTTTCTCATTTCGCTCGTGGCGACCGCCATCGTTCGAGCGAATGCGCGCAAGTGGGGTCTGGTCGACGAGCCGAACGACCGCAAGGTGCACGTCACGCCGACTCCGCTGGGGGGCGGAATCGGGATCTGGGTCGGCTTGGTCGGTACGCTCGCCTTGGCGCAACTGGCCGTCGGGCTGATCGGCAATATGAAGTTCGACGAAGGGACGCTGCCGCCGATGGTCGCGTCGCTGGTCGAAATGGCCCAGACCCACTTCGACGGCTTCGTCTATCAATCGCTGAAGCTGTGGGCGCTCGTCGCTGGGGCGTCGATCTTGATGATCATCGGGCTGATCGACGACCGCATCGGTTTGTCTTGGAAGATTCGCCTGGCGGTGCAAACGGCGGTCGCCGCTGTGTTTGTGATTGGCTTCGACTGGAAGCTCAGCTTCTACGTCGATATCGTCTGGTTGCAGTACGTCGTCTCGATTCTCTGGATCGTGGCGATGATCAACTCGTTCAATATGCTCGACAATATGGATGGCCTTTCGGCCGGAGTCGCCACGATCGCCGCGTCGATCATGGCCGCGGTTCTGTTGATCGCGCCCGATCCCAGCACCGCCGGACCGCAATTGTTCACGGCCGGTTTCTTGTTGGTCCTGACCGGCGCGATGCTCGGCTTCCTCTGGCACAATCGCCCTCCGGCCAAGATTTTCATGGGGGACGCCGGCAGTTATCTGATTGGGTTTTGCATCGCTATCATGACGATCATCGCCACCTTCGCCGGCTATGACGAAGGGGCGCGACACGCCGTTCTAGCTCCTCTCTGCATTCTGGCGGTGCCGCTGTTTGACCTGGTGACCGTGATTGCGATTCGGCTCCGCGAAGGACGGAGTCCCTTTCAGCCCGACAAGTGCCACGTTTCGCATCGCCTGGTCGAACTTGGTTTCACCAAAACGCAGGCGGTGCTGACGATCTATCTGATGACGGCGACCTGCGGCTTGGGAGCGGTGTTGCTGCATCGCGTCGATTGGATTGGCGCCGTGGTCGTCCTGTTGATGGTATTCTGCGTGTTGGCGCTGATCGGCGTCATTGAATCGACCGCCCGACGCTCTCGAAAAGATCCATGA
- a CDS encoding DUF4416 family protein, with amino-acid sequence MGDLKPPRFVLRIVAAFSRHDEALEWGKSALISQWGPIALESPHFDLVETNYYDNEMGPGLKKCFWAFAELADSSLLADWKLQSNDLEVECQQLGRWPESRPLNLDPGYITEAKLVLATTKDRSHRIYLRDGIFAEVTLQYHQKRWTGAQWTYPDYQRADFQAFFDECRGYLRQQLRQNPA; translated from the coding sequence ATGGGCGATCTCAAACCTCCCCGCTTCGTTCTGCGGATCGTCGCCGCATTCAGCCGCCATGACGAAGCCCTGGAGTGGGGAAAGTCGGCCCTCATTTCCCAGTGGGGACCAATCGCGCTGGAGAGTCCCCACTTCGACCTGGTCGAAACGAACTACTACGACAACGAGATGGGCCCTGGTCTGAAGAAGTGCTTTTGGGCGTTTGCGGAGTTGGCCGATAGCTCGCTGCTGGCCGATTGGAAGTTGCAGTCGAACGATCTGGAAGTCGAGTGCCAACAGCTAGGACGCTGGCCGGAGAGCCGGCCGCTCAATCTCGATCCCGGCTACATTACCGAGGCGAAGCTGGTCCTGGCCACCACCAAGGATCGCAGCCATCGGATTTATCTCCGTGATGGGATCTTCGCCGAGGTCACCCTCCAGTACCATCAGAAGCGATGGACCGGAGCCCAGTGGACCTATCCCGACTACCAGCGCGCCGATTTCCAGGCCTTTTTTGACGAATGTCGCGGTTATTTGCGGCAGCAGCTGCGTCAAAACCCTGCGTGA
- the proS gene encoding proline--tRNA ligase, with product MAKAPQNAISPTRAEDYPEWYQQVIKAADLAEVSPVRGCMVIKPWGWSIWENMQSVLDGMFKETGHENAYFPLFIPMSYLEKEAEHVEGFAKECAVVTHHRLEPGPNGGLVPAGKLDEPLIVRPTSETIIGAMYAKWVQSYRDLPILINQWANVVRWELRTRMFLRTAEFLWQEGHTAHATAEEAIAETRQMLEVYADFAENYMAMPVIKGEKTSWERFPGASMTLSIEAMMQDRKALQAGTSHFLGQNFSKAQEIKFQSQEGTEEFAWTTSWGVSTRLVGGLIMTHSDDDGLICPPRLAPKHIVLLPIYRNDEERATVLAYVDQLNAELKGVLYHGAPVRVLVDDRDIRGGEKTWQHIKKGVPLRAEIGPRDVAGESVFLARRDQSPKDKKGTPKAELVATITTLLDEIQANLYNRAKQLRDENSRTIDKLEDLIAYFTPQNEERPEIHGGFAYCHCADDKAVEEELKKLKLTVRCIPVEGEDEPGKCIFTGQPTQRRAVIAKAY from the coding sequence ATGGCGAAGGCTCCCCAAAACGCGATTTCTCCGACGCGAGCCGAAGACTATCCCGAGTGGTATCAGCAGGTGATCAAAGCGGCTGATCTGGCCGAAGTTTCGCCGGTCCGCGGCTGCATGGTGATCAAGCCGTGGGGATGGTCGATCTGGGAGAACATGCAATCGGTCTTGGACGGCATGTTTAAAGAGACCGGGCACGAAAACGCCTACTTCCCACTTTTTATTCCGATGAGCTACCTGGAAAAAGAAGCGGAGCACGTCGAAGGTTTCGCCAAGGAATGCGCCGTCGTGACGCATCATCGCTTGGAACCGGGCCCCAATGGCGGCCTGGTGCCGGCCGGCAAATTGGACGAACCGCTAATCGTTCGCCCGACCAGCGAAACGATCATTGGCGCGATGTACGCCAAATGGGTGCAGTCGTATCGCGACTTGCCGATCCTGATCAATCAATGGGCCAACGTGGTCCGCTGGGAGCTGCGGACGCGCATGTTCTTGCGAACCGCCGAGTTCCTGTGGCAAGAAGGCCACACCGCTCACGCGACCGCCGAAGAAGCGATCGCCGAAACGCGTCAGATGTTGGAGGTCTACGCCGACTTCGCCGAGAACTATATGGCGATGCCGGTGATCAAGGGAGAAAAGACGTCGTGGGAACGCTTCCCCGGCGCCTCAATGACTCTCAGCATCGAAGCGATGATGCAAGATCGCAAAGCGCTGCAGGCCGGAACGTCGCACTTCCTGGGGCAGAACTTCTCGAAGGCGCAGGAAATCAAGTTCCAGTCGCAGGAAGGGACCGAAGAGTTCGCTTGGACGACGTCGTGGGGCGTTTCGACTCGCCTGGTCGGCGGTTTGATCATGACCCACAGCGACGACGACGGCCTTATCTGCCCGCCGCGCCTCGCGCCGAAGCATATCGTCTTGCTGCCGATCTATCGCAATGACGAAGAGCGAGCGACGGTGCTGGCCTATGTCGATCAGCTGAACGCCGAACTGAAGGGAGTGCTGTATCACGGCGCTCCGGTCCGCGTGCTGGTCGACGACCGCGACATCCGCGGCGGCGAAAAGACCTGGCAGCATATCAAGAAGGGGGTGCCGCTGCGTGCCGAGATCGGCCCGCGCGACGTCGCCGGCGAAAGCGTCTTTTTGGCTCGCCGCGATCAGTCTCCCAAAGACAAAAAGGGAACGCCGAAAGCCGAACTGGTCGCCACGATCACGACGCTGCTCGACGAAATCCAGGCCAATCTCTACAACCGAGCCAAGCAACTGCGGGACGAGAACAGCCGCACGATCGACAAGCTGGAGGATCTGATCGCCTACTTCACGCCGCAGAACGAAGAACGCCCGGAGATTCACGGCGGCTTCGCTTATTGCCACTGTGCGGACGATAAGGCGGTCGAAGAAGAGCTGAAAAAGCTGAAGCTGACGGTTCGCTGCATTCCGGTCGAAGGAGAAGACGAACCGGGCAAGTGCATCTTCACCGGCCAGCCGACCCAGCGTCGCGCGGTAATCGCCAAGGCGTACTAG